The following proteins are co-located in the Nocardia bhagyanarayanae genome:
- a CDS encoding DivIVA domain-containing protein, giving the protein MYRVFEALDELVAIVEEARGIPPTRSCIVPRGDVLELLDDVRDALPGELDDAQDVLDHRDKIVSDARSAAEFTVTTANEQAEQTIGSAREEADRILADAKAHADRMVAEASAHADHLVTTAQAEADRIVADGNAEYEAVTGRARTESERMIEAGKASYERSVAEGLAEQERLVTQTEVVRAAHAESARLIDSAHEEVDRMRDECDHYVDSTLAQFEETLNSTLRVVGRGRHQLRSGAGAPDYAGEFRR; this is encoded by the coding sequence ATGTATCGCGTATTCGAGGCACTCGACGAGCTGGTGGCCATCGTCGAAGAGGCGCGCGGTATCCCGCCGACCCGCAGCTGCATCGTGCCGCGCGGTGACGTGCTCGAACTGCTCGACGACGTGCGCGACGCGCTGCCCGGCGAACTCGACGACGCCCAGGACGTGCTCGACCACCGCGACAAGATCGTCTCGGACGCCCGCTCGGCCGCCGAGTTCACCGTGACCACCGCCAACGAACAGGCCGAGCAGACCATCGGGTCGGCCCGCGAGGAAGCCGATCGCATCCTCGCCGACGCCAAAGCGCACGCCGACCGCATGGTCGCCGAGGCGAGCGCGCACGCCGATCACCTGGTCACCACCGCGCAGGCCGAGGCCGATCGCATCGTGGCCGACGGCAATGCCGAGTACGAGGCGGTGACCGGCCGGGCCCGCACCGAGTCGGAGCGCATGATCGAGGCGGGCAAGGCGTCCTACGAGCGCTCGGTGGCCGAGGGCCTCGCCGAGCAGGAGCGCCTGGTGACCCAGACCGAGGTGGTGCGGGCCGCGCACGCCGAATCCGCGCGACTCATCGACAGCGCGCACGAGGAGGTCGACCGGATGCGCGACGAGTGCGACCACTACGTGGACTCCACGCTCGCGCAGTTCGAGGAGACGCTCAACAGCACCTTGCGCGTCGTCGGCCGCGGACGGCACCAGCTGCGCAGCGGCGCCGGCGCGCCCGACTACGCGGGGGAATTCCGCCGCTGA
- a CDS encoding YceD family protein, whose protein sequence is MPAGSGSASRHRAASHRKVDAGFVLDTRSLGRRPGTMREQQRTVTTAERIGLDLIYIPEGAEVELDLQLQAVSEGVLVTGMVTAPTAGECSRCLEPFTGEVRLHLTELFAYPDSTTEQTTEDDEVYRMDDDLIDLEPVIVDAIGLELPLQPLCTPDCAGLCPECGVRMAIAGSDHGHEILDPRWAGLAKFATESPGDGSPDADADPDR, encoded by the coding sequence ATGCCCGCCGGTTCCGGTTCCGCGTCGCGTCACCGTGCGGCTTCGCACCGCAAGGTGGACGCGGGTTTCGTGCTGGACACCCGCAGTCTGGGGCGCCGCCCCGGCACCATGCGGGAGCAGCAGCGCACGGTCACCACCGCCGAGCGGATCGGGTTGGACCTGATCTACATCCCGGAGGGGGCGGAGGTCGAGCTCGACCTGCAACTGCAGGCGGTGTCCGAGGGTGTGCTGGTCACCGGAATGGTGACCGCGCCGACGGCGGGGGAGTGCTCGCGCTGCCTCGAACCGTTCACCGGCGAGGTCCGGCTTCATCTCACGGAGCTGTTCGCCTATCCCGACAGCACCACCGAGCAGACCACCGAGGACGACGAGGTCTACCGGATGGACGACGACCTCATCGACCTGGAACCGGTGATCGTCGACGCCATCGGCCTCGAGCTGCCGCTGCAGCCGCTGTGCACGCCGGACTGCGCCGGGCTGTGCCCGGAATGCGGCGTGCGGATGGCGATTGCGGGTTCCGATCATGGGCATGAGATACTTGACCCTCGCTGGGCCGGGCTGGCGAAGTTCGCCACCGAATCGCCCGGCGACGGCAGTCCCGACGCGGACGCCGACCCAGACCGATAA